AAAACCTTGTTAAGGGCGGGTGCACCTGTTAGAATAATTGGTTGGCCTTCGATTTGTACAGCTCTTTGGCCGAGACGAACCAAGTACGCGCCAATACCAACAGCACGACAAGTGACCAAAGTACATGTAAAAATGTCATTGTATGCGCGAGATGTGACACCAGCAATCAGACCGGATCCACGCAAACATTCAACACCAAGACCCTCGCTTGAGCCAATGATTGTGGTAATCTTATGGCGAAGTTCCCCAGTTTCAGTAACAACCTCCTCAGTGGTGAGAATATTGGGATTTTCTTTCTGAAGACGCTCATATGCCTCTGGAGTAAGATAGATATAATCAAAACCCTTTTCTGGACTATCGGGATCGACCCAAGCAATATTGAAAAGAGGGACGATTTCATCAGCAACTCCAATACGTGCACCGGAATTGGCAGCGAGGTAAATACGAGGAATACCGCGTTGACGTGCCAATTGAGTAACTTTATAAAAGTATTCATCCTCTTGGGGCCCAAAAGAACCAATTTGGAAAGTGATGTCGTTAGCCACTACGATAATTTTTCGTCCATTAGGATATTCAGGCGTCTTAACAGTAATGCACCATGCTACCATACCACAGGAGTTAGTTCCAGGCTCCCTATTGACTTCCTGTAATACACCATGTTCGTCAGCAACAAGCTCCTTACATTCAAACATATTCTGGGGTATAGTAACTTTGGATCGCCCATTTGGAACCTTTTTCCAGCTATCGGTGAAGGCGCGACGGAATAATTCTGGGAAGTCATAAACGAAAGTAGTGCCCATTAATTGAGCTTTGTAACGACGAGGTTGAAGCCATTCTTTGGTAGGATAAGGTGTACTGATGGGGCGAAGATGCATGGATCCAGGTTGTCCGATACTCTTAAATATCCAAGAATTATTCTCAGTCTTGACTTCAGCATAAATTTCAACGTTCACAACAAATCCAGAAACATTAGAAATAATGACACGAAGAGGAAACAAAGTGTTAGTTGATGGGTCCGTGCAAATAATACGAATTTCAGCTGCAGTTACTCTCAAGCGCCATAAACGACGGCCAAAACGTTCCAAAAATCCGCCGAGGGCAGCTTCAACTTGCTTAGGAGCAAGACCAAAGGCTGGTGTAAagttaatgaaaatatgaTTCAAGTCTGTTTGTTCATGACCGATAACTTCCAAAGCATccaaaatatcattaattAAACGATGGGTTTCGGATATAAGATACTCAGCAGTAGGTATCTCGTCACGTAATCTTCCTGGTCTAACTAATGCACGAGTAAAGAATCGCTTATCTGTATCCATATTTTTGGCGGTAGCACGATAAACATGAATGTTATGATTATCGGTGAAAACGGGTTCAATATTGAAGTTCGATAGACGACCCAATTCTAATTGGAATGCCAATGCAGGTTCAATATGACGAATACGCTCATCTTCGTTATAGTGTACAAGATTGCCGTCTTTTTGTTCAGCGGAAACACGATAAGTATAGTAGGAAGGATAAGCAGACTTGTTAATTCTGCCACCAACAATTGTCACTCTTCTAACATTATGCTCAAGCAAATCATCACGGAAATCACTAAGGATTTGGTTAAGCTTGCTAACAATAGCAGAATCATCCAAATCACCAGTTGAGGTTAACGCAACGTTCACTACATTAGTTAATTCTTGAGTGTTATCGTTAgctgaagaagaattgCCATCCAACGTTAAACCAGCATTAAAGTAATTACGAGAAAGTGGTAAACGGTCGATTGCAAGGGCAAGGttattttccaattcaTCGAAAGTTTCTGCGGCAATCATTGTACCAAAACGGAATGGCTCAGAGTCTGTTTTATTGACATACCAAGAAAGATCACTAACAGACTGCAGGCGTCGATTGCTGTTTTCGTATGAAGGAGTAGTGCTTGCAGGGAAATTGGAACCATTAGTTGAGTTGGCACCCAAACCCGGAGCACCACTTGAATGAAGCTGAAAACGCCACGTGAGTACATACGGAGTTCCGGCCTCGGTATGATAGTTGATTTCAAGAACAGAGTAGGCACGATAAGCACGTCTAACATATACCTCAAGAGCAGCTAAAGATACCCATGGGTCGGTGTGACAAAAGAAAGCAGGTAAAACATCAAAGACTGTATATTTAGAATCAATCAATTCTTTCAGAATGTCTAAAGATGGTGTACGGTGTGAGAATTTAGCATCACCATAATGACTTTCAACTACAGACGATTTCAATATGTGCTCCATTTGAGAGAATCGCTCATTAAGAGAAGGCATAGCACATGTAATTAACAACTCACGAGCCTTTAGAGACACTTTAGAAGTAACCCTTGAATCCAAATCTGTAAGCTTCCTCAAAATGTCATTAAAGTACAGAGAAACAAAAGTTGATGGTTCGGACTTCATTAGATCAAGAATTGTAATTAACAAGTTATTCTTAGATCCTATACGAGAATGAGATAAAGCCAACGCAATAACTTTATCAACatcatctttattttcgtCACGTAGACGAAGAATAACATCTTCTTCTCGCTTATTAATTCCAGAGAACAACTTTTCAACATTATAATATTCTTCGAGCAAACCTTTAATAACATTGTATTCATGAACTTTGAGGCCGTCTTTGTAGTCAGATATGATTTTAAGGAGAGGTGCAATTTGGACCTTTAATTGTTGAGTCGTCGCCAAATTTTGACCATCACAATAAGTCTGAATAGCAACCTCAAGCTGTTTGGCAGGAAATTCAGCTTTACGAGATCTGGCTTTTTCGATTATAGATACAAAAAGCTTATCAAGTACAGGAGAGATTCTATTAACCAATGCTGAATAATGAGCACTCCATTCGCTATAGGGCAATTCATGATTACGAAGGACTTCAACAAATTCATTGTAGGTACTGTTGAGAATGATTTGGTTATCATATCCCTTTAGAATGTCCAAAAGAATACACAAAAGAGCATGATAGCGTTGACAAGGCTTATTTCCCGCAATTTGAGGCTCACCCCAATTAGGAAGCTGACCATCAAATGGTAATGCATGGGTGACACGGCTAGGATCATCAAGCGTGAGTATTCCAAGAATATCACCGGCGTCTAAAGATGCACCGGGTTGCTTTATCAATTGAACAACACCATCTTCGGTTGCTACTAAAGGCATAATCATTTTCATAACTTCTACCTCTGCATACGCTTCACCGGCTTTAATATGCTCACCTGTTTCAACCAAGAAACGAACCAACTTGCCAGGGGAAGGAGTTCTTAATTGAGTAGGatcattttcttgttcCAGCATACAAGAAAGGTTATCGATAGATATACGAGTACCAGTTACCTCATCACGATAGTATACTGTATAGGAATGTCCGTTTAGCAAAACTAACAATCCACCATCAGTCAAAGAACGGACACCAGCAGTACAACGAGAaccatttaaaaacaaatgataAGAGCCTGGAGAAGAACGAGATGCGGTAAAACGATAGCGAGTGTtatcataaataaattcaatatcatacacatttttcaaaaattcacGGGACGGTACTTGACCGCGTTCAAGGTAGGATTTGAAAGCACGGTACTGAGTATCGGCAGTAGCATGAGCACGGACAAGAGCACCACATACAACAGCAAGCATCTTGTCGGGACGAGCAGATGTAACTTTTTGTGCAATAAGCCGATCTAGCCA
This portion of the Schizosaccharomyces pombe strain 972h- genome assembly, chromosome: I genome encodes:
- the cut6 gene encoding acetyl-CoA/biotin carboxylase yields the protein MAPRVASHFLGGNSLDKAPAGKVKDYIASHGGHTVITSILIANNGIAAVKEIRSIRKWAYETFNNERAIKFTVMATPDDLKVNADYIRMADQYVEVPGGSNNNNYANVELIVDIAERMNVHAVWAGWGHASENPKLPEMLSASSKKIVFIGPPGSAMRSLGDKISSTIVAQSARVPCMSWSGNELDQVRIDEETNIVTVDDDVYQKACIRSAEEGIAVAEKIGYPVMIKASEGGGGKGIRQVTSTEKFAQAFQQVLDELPGSPVFVMKLAGQARHLEVQILADQYGNNISLFGRDCSVQRRHQKIIEEAPVTIAPAATFHEMERAAVRLGELVGYASAGTIEYLYEPENDRFYFLELNPRLQVEHPTTEMVSGVNLPAAQLQVAMGLPLSRIPHIRELYGLPRDGDSEIDFFFQNPESFKVQKVPTPKGHCVACRITSEDPGEGFKPSSGMIKDLNFRSSSNVWGYFSVGTAGGIHEFADSQFGHIFSFAESRESSRKSMVVALKELSIRGDFRTTVEYLVRLLETKEFSENEFTTGWLDRLIAQKVTSARPDKMLAVVCGALVRAHATADTQYRAFKSYLERGQVPSREFLKNVYDIEFIYDNTRYRFTASRSSPGSYHLFLNGSRCTAGVRSLTDGGLLVLLNGHSYTVYYRDEVTGTRISIDNLSCMLEQENDPTQLRTPSPGKLVRFLVETGEHIKAGEAYAEVEVMKMIMPLVATEDGVVQLIKQPGASLDAGDILGILTLDDPSRVTHALPFDGQLPNWGEPQIAGNKPCQRYHALLCILLDILKGYDNQIILNSTYNEFVEVLRNHELPYSEWSAHYSALVNRISPVLDKLFVSIIEKARSRKAEFPAKQLEVAIQTYCDGQNLATTQQLKVQIAPLLKIISDYKDGLKVHEYNVIKGLLEEYYNVEKLFSGINKREEDVILRLRDENKDDVDKVIALALSHSRIGSKNNLLITILDLMKSEPSTFVSLYFNDILRKLTDLDSRVTSKVSLKARELLITCAMPSLNERFSQMEHILKSSVVESHYGDAKFSHRTPSLDILKELIDSKYTVFDVLPAFFCHTDPWVSLAALEVYVRRAYRAYSVLEINYHTEAGTPYVLTWRFQLHSSGAPGLGANSTNGSNFPASTTPSYENSNRRLQSVSDLSWYVNKTDSEPFRFGTMIAAETFDELENNLALAIDRLPLSRNYFNAGLTLDGNSSSANDNTQELTNVVNVALTSTGDLDDSAIVSKLNQILSDFRDDLLEHNVRRVTIVGGRINKSAYPSYYTYRVSAEQKDGNLVHYNEDERIRHIEPALAFQLELGRLSNFNIEPVFTDNHNIHVYRATAKNMDTDKRFFTRALVRPGRLRDEIPTAEYLISETHRLINDILDALEVIGHEQTDLNHIFINFTPAFGLAPKQVEAALGGFLERFGRRLWRLRVTAAEIRIICTDPSTNTLFPLRVIISNVSGFVVNVEIYAEVKTENNSWIFKSIGQPGSMHLRPISTPYPTKEWLQPRRYKAQLMGTTFVYDFPELFRRAFTDSWKKVPNGRSKVTIPQNMFECKELVADEHGVLQEVNREPGTNSCGMVAWCITVKTPEYPNGRKIIVVANDITFQIGSFGPQEDEYFYKVTQLARQRGIPRIYLAANSGARIGVADEIVPLFNIAWVDPDSPEKGFDYIYLTPEAYERLQKENPNILTTEEVVTETGELRHKITTIIGSSEGLGVECLRGSGLIAGVTSRAYNDIFTCTLVTCRAVGIGAYLVRLGQRAVQIEGQPIILTGAPALNKVLGREVYTSNLQLGGTQVMHRNGISHLTSQDDFDGISKIVNWISYIPDKRNNPVPISPSSDTWDRDVEFYPSQNGYDPRWLIAGKEDEDSFLYGLFDKGSFQETLNGWAKTVVVGRARMGGIPTGVIAVETRTIENTVPADPANPDSTEQVLMEAGQVWYPNSAFKTAQAINDFNHGEQLPLFILANWRGFSGGQRDMFNEVLKYGSYIVDALASYKQPVFVYIPPFSELRGGSWVVVDPTINEDQMEMYADEESRAGVLEPEGMVSIKFRREKLLSLMRRCDHKYASLCNELKRDDLSADDLSTIKVKLMEREQKLMPIYQQISIHFADLHDRVGRMVAKKVVRKPLKWTEARRFFYWRLRRRLNEHYALQKITQLIPSLTIRESREYLQKWYEEWCGKQDWDESDKSVVCWIEEHNDDLSKRTQELKSTYYSERLSKLLRSDRKGMIDSLAQVLTELDENEKKELAGKLASVN